The following are from one region of the Silene latifolia isolate original U9 population chromosome 9, ASM4854445v1, whole genome shotgun sequence genome:
- the LOC141600436 gene encoding uncharacterized protein LOC141600436, translating to MPRPFAVKHGKKRKKREENYDRDEIEKEGSPEIDGVDPTAEDNRVADDVVNDLPGIPITISNQSNKSGAIFVLERASLEVAKVGKTYQILNSEDHANFLKKHNKNPAEYRPDIVHQALLMILDSPLNKSGRIRAVYVRTEKGVLFEVKPHVRIPRTYKRFAGVMLQLLQKLSITAVGKRDKLFRVIKNPVTQYLPVDSRKIGFSFSSEKLVDIQKYVAADKADANYVFVVGAMAHGKVDKEYVEDYISISGYPMSAAWCIARICEGLQQKWTVL from the exons ATGCCGAGGCCGTTTGCTGTGAAACATggaaagaagaggaagaagagagaGGAGAACTATGATAGAGATGAGATAGAGAAAGAGGGGTCACCAGAAATTGATGGTGTTGATCCTACAGCTGAAGATAATAGAGTTGCCGACGATGTTGTTAATGATTTACCCGGCATTCCAATCACTATTTCTAATCAATCTAACAAGTCCGGAGCTATTTTCGTTCTTGAAAGAGCTTCCTTGGAAGTCGCCAAGGTCGgaaag ACATACCAAATTTTAAACTCCGAAGACCATGCAAATTTCCTGAAAAAGCACAATAAGAACCCAGCAGAATACAGGCCAGACATTGTTCATCAG GCGCTTCTAATGATATTGGACAGCCCTTTGAATAAGTCTGGAAGAATACGAGCTGTTTATGTCAGAACTGAGAAAGGTGTCCTTTTCGAGGTTAAGCCTCATGTTCGTATTCCAAGGACATATAAACGTTTCGCTGGTGTCATGT TGCAGCTGTTGCAGAAGCTGAGCATAACTGCTGTTGGCAAACGTGACAAACTTTTCCGTGTTATAAAAAATCCAGTCACTCAGTATCTACCTGTTGATTCCCGTAAAATAG GCTTCTCATTTAGCTCAGAGAAGCTAGTTGACATTCAGAAATATGTAGCTGCTGATAAAGCCGATGCCAATTACGTCTTTGTG GTTGGTGCTATGGCTCATGGGAAGGTTGATAAGGAATATGTGGAAGATTATATATCAA TTTCAGGCTATCCAATGAGTGCTGCATGGTGTATAGCAAGAATTTGTGAGGGCTTGCAACAGAAATGGACCGTCCTGTGA